tccaacctgacagaactggagaggatctgcaaggagaaaagacagaggatccccaaatccaggtgtaAAAAAACTTGTTGCATCTAAAGGGGTGCTTCAACTAAATTTTGAGCAAAAGGGTCTCAACACTtgggaccatgtgatatttcagttctgcttttaaaaaaatctgcaaaaatgtttttctgtcaatatgaggtgctgtgtgtacattaatgaggaaaaaaatgaacttaaatgatttaatcaaatGACTGCAATACAACAGAGTGAAAAATATaaaggggtctgaatactttctgtaacgactgtatataaaatatgtcAAGTATGCAacgtatatttcaaaatattgaaaaaatgtacaatttaattttttttcaaccaCTGGAACTACAAATATaggtttaatatttaaatatattagctACAGTTTTACATGGTTATATATTGCCATGTATCAAATTCCTGTATGGGACTTCACTTGAATCTACTTGTTAAGTTTgacgaagcggcttccgggtccaagcgctcaaatgaatggggagactcatgaaatggtaataataaacgcttacaaagcgatttaataaaatcacgatcgcagtatatatgtccatgcctaatatccgatggccagaaagtgattcatttttttatgaattgttaattttttggtatttgttatgcagcaagcccagagattgttgtgtacactatgattttatataaaattaactttaatgtgtgataggaataaaacgtgatcataaactaatgatttctccactcaaatgaatggcggcttggacccggaaacagtattacatacgtcaccacttaTCAAGCGGATAAGGTTACAGCTCCAATCTGCCGATTATCCTCataacactgtattcttacaatTACATAGTGCTTTAACAATGACTATAGTATAGAGAACTTGTAGATCTTAAACAATTTTTAAGTGTTACTTAAGTCACGTTGGTTTTGTAAAAGATTATAATATTGAGATTAGTCGCACAATAATTTTTTCAATCTTCTTAGCTTCACGGTGCTTTTGGGAAATGGAGCCCTGCTTTATTCTGTTACAGTGAACTGCAGAGGTCTTACGAACTAACAAATGGTTCTATGAAGACTGGTAGATAAGACCAGTGGTGgcaatttacattttattcacaCAATTAAATATGCTATTAGGTGTTTCACTAATGGTTTTGGCCTTGACTTATGTACCAATTTGTAAAAAGTCTGTATCATTATTAcgatatttataaacaaaaaaatgtgcacAAAACTGTAAACCAACGTATTAAGCATGAATAAAAACGTTCACACAATGTCAGGAAGACAAGTCAAATCTAATTTTATCTATGAATTTGAAACGACTCAATCTTTTTCATAATTATAAATGcctcaaatatttttatttgaaaaaaaatgttacccACTATcatacaaatattacattttacatgAATCTAtagaataatttaatttattacattattatttcttctaatattaatatttaattaattaaaatttttgaggggatcttctaaaaaaaaagtgataatgCTGGTCTAAAATgcattctttttctttctttttaatttatatgaTTTCCCACACACAATTTAACAGCATTATATGATCCTATGAATaagtatttgtaaatgttttcaaCTCAACCATTGTGCAAAAAGgtcaaattatataataaaaagacgtaattttatataattttatataatattatataaattatataataaaaagacTTGTTTCAGTCACAAGggtgaaaatgtcattgctctacAGTTGATcgcatgtataaaaatatatatttttcataatattataCAACCAATTTTCTgaaattaaattgtaataattgtagatttcattatcatttttaaacaatatgatATTAAGCagcatttctttttttcacagtattttcataGTTATATATGTCTGGGTTACAACACCACCTAATCACAAGTAATGtgtgttaaataaatgtttattacagtTACATCTAAGCTAATATCTGTCTGAATCAGGaagttttttaatataattaacacTGACGCATACTACTAGCACTAGCACTAATAATAGCAACGACCGTGTGTGTAATTGTTTATgtgatttatgaggacacaaAATTGAATTTGTGTAATGACATGGTTATGACTAgggccacacggaatctgcacatgcagaaatctgcagatttttatccCATCATTTATCTAGTTACGTAACTGTTTGTTAAGTTTATTAGGATTTTAtactaatttcagtaatattgttgactaatataaaaatgtttacataatttatgtacaatacagcttgtaaagtttttttttttttgtatcttttaGTAGATgttttatatgagagacttgctttgtttaccaaataagtggatctaattggatttgcactgAAAacagggttgggcgatgtcgaccaatttggccgtacgatgtctaatgtgaaacatcgcgatgacATTGTCATCATAGGCAGCggtgaattatttattcattaattattaattaatgacaaattatttatttgtaatctaccgttttaactacctgacctgcatggtcttagTTTTACACATAACcaaatcagaaataaataaagataagttacacacagaTCACCACCCGTCAATCAGTTTTTCCGCAAGACTCTGGCATGaacaggcagagtgatctgtgttgttataatggcgttgacatacatacatagatggtaaaaaaggtgcacaaccaacaggaaccaaccaactgtatctgaggttttcgctaaaattactaagtacaaacGTGAAAGTGAAtaattgaagcagtgtactgccgctgtgacacgttacctgatagattcaaaagactgaagaatcgttagatagagacaagattaattaaatatcaccttTAACAACTATAATGAGACACGAGTGGCACATTCTTAATAAAGTGtccgacatgcactgctctctgatgttttgtgttcaaagcacccgctgactgctggagTTCAAACGTGCGCAAACACTGCAGTTCATGCCAGAGTgtttgtggtcacatgatgtgtgttttcagcggtatagtgccCGGAGATGGCAGGGCGGGCAGGCGGAGGATCGTGATactggctcagcatcgtgatgtctatcggccatcgtctatcaacccaaccctaattgagaacattaaatacaagttaataaggtattattattattattattttgttgtattaCGTTTTTATATATGATagtcccaaaatcattctgcataaattctctgattttttacaaaattctgtgcaaaaatagcaaaaaatgttcgCAGATTCTATCTGGCCCTGGTTATGACCAAGCTATTACAACATTGGGGTGGTTTATGACCCAAAACATGCTTTTCACATTCAATATTTGCCACAGGTTTACTGTAAAGGTTTATGGGAATTTTGACACCATGTAATAAGtgattttactgtataaaaagcGTTAAGCCTATAGAGAGTCCGCGAAAACCACAgaaaccaacatgtgtgtgtatgtttatgagctctgtgtgtgtgtgtgtgcctgtctgAGTTTATGCTAATGGCTCGTCGTGTATGAACGGTATCTTTATGATAACAGCACAACTCGCAATGAACGTGGtctaattgaggtaaagttggttttacatttgttcattttacgCTCCTTGCACTGTTTACAACACTCAAATTGGGTCTAAATCGCATttaagtatgactttaaaaagAGCACTATTTTAATTGCCTGTGACCATATTGTACTTTAatattcattggctgctaattttattttcctatttaaaattaGCAAATTATTCTTTTCTTAAAGTAATGTTATATTATTAGGGAGAAAATCCTAATAGCTATTAAACCAACTTCACCCACAATATGATCTATAAAGCAGAAAGTCGCTTTATGAAACCGAAATGATGTACTCGTCGCTATTACCCTCAGTGCATCTCCTCCTCCAGATGGTTTCCGTGTTCAGGATCTGCCTGAATTTCTTGCACACCAGCGCCAGGTTGGGCAGCGCGATGCCGGGCAGAGACGCAAAGATCTCCACGAGCAGCTCGGGCGGCAGATCCAGCAGAGACTGCGGGTGTGGCGGCCCTGCGGAGCCCGAGGCCGAGGCTCCGGAACCGGCTCCACTAGGCCCTGCGCCGCAGCTGCTATGACAGCCGCCGCCGATACCGCTGCCGTCAGGCTCATCTTTCGCTTTGCCCACCACCCTCTCTTCTTCCTCCCCCTCCTCCATCTCCATGTCGGAGTCGCTGTCCTGGTCCGCCTGGCTGTGCCGCTGCCGCCGCCTGCACCTCCGGGACTGCCCCACTCCACAGAGCCTGGCGCACACCGCCATCCGGAGCAGCATTACATCATCACCGCACAACAACAGCTGCTGTCACCTGCACTCCGCTCCTCTGGCGTCTGCGTCAGTTACGTGACACAAGTCTCCCCGTGACGACATCGCGTTTTGACGTCAGTGTTAGCAATAATGCGCATTTCTGTTTGTACATTTGTGTTTGCATTTAAGTTAAGGCTACATTCAGATGATGAAATAAGAATATAAAATGAAAGAATATTGTGCAGGTGATTTTTGGTTTCGAAAGCGAAATACCAAGTACCCGCATGATAGCGACATCTGCTGGTTAGATATTAGCAACTGCTACTGAGGGAGTTTGTGTGCGTGAATTAAACCGTAATGCAAGATTTATTCAGTAAAATGCTGTGATAAATAGGACAGTTTTtcataataaatttaatacaatTGAAAATAGATGACAAAtaagtttttaatgtttattattacattattttctaTAATCAGTCATGGTAAAATAATGTATAATCAATTTTAATTACCTTTACGTATAGAGTGCTAAAGGCTAATTCAagataaatacatttgttttatttttatttttcaagtttgtgtattaaattgttattttgctttattttaaaacacattaacaTATTACAAACATTATTTAGTAATAAACATATCACTAAACATTACTTGTACgacaattaaatattgtttaactaCAAAAGACTGTTGGTCTGTTACTCTATTTTACAGTCTGTGGTCTGTTTTGATCTTCGCTGAGAAAAGTACTAAAAAGATTTAGCTGCATGCTAATGTCATTTTCCTGACTGTCAATTTGCTCAGaaagtttaacaaaaataatataagatatacaaaaaatatataagcaaGTTAAAAACGAAGGACTTCACGATGATCATGTTACCACTTCATTTACTTTCGTTTCCACAGCAACAAGGACACACGGCGGAAGAAGTACACCTGATCTGAGCGACATGGTAAactttatgtttttttcttcgaGTTTAGCTttcaataataatgaataatggcGGTTTTCTTCATTTATACTGTACTCTTATTTGTCCAGGCTGAAGTCGAAGACACTTTAAAGAGGATTCAGGCCCAACATGGTGTTATTGGGACAATAGTGGTTAACGGAGAAGGTACGTTAAGCATTTAACGTTACAGTAGTAAATTAACTGTAATATTCTCCACAGCTCTAACGTTACATATGTTAAGCtggtatatataatataatataatacaatatataatgcaatataatataatataatataatataatataatataatataatataatataatataatataatactttcccaaagatgggttgcagctggaagggcatccactgcgtaaaaacgtgctggataagttggcggtccattccgctgttgcaaccccggatttataaagggactaagccgacaagaaaaagaatgaagaatattattataatataatataatataataaaatataatataatataatataaggatACACTGTAGGACTCATAGGATAATCTGCTattctaatatttatattattcaatctataattataatcaataaaaaaattaatattgctttaattaattttctttctatatttctataataataaaaaaattataagtaTTGCAttactattagtagtagtagtgataGAAGTAGTATTAATatgaataacaacaataatagagTTATTAATGttcagattttattattattattttataaaaataataatggtgatgcagtggtgcagttggtgctgtcgcctcacagcaagaaggtcgctaggtcgcaggttcgagcctcggctgggtcagttggcgtttctgtgtgaagtttgcatgttctccctgccaggcccggattggctaatcgggaggaccgggagaattcccggtgggccggtccgttttttggccgcgagggccggtgtcccaagctgcagaatctgttgctctcagcagtcacacttttcaaatttatttatttacttgaccacagcctttgtCCAGAGGTTAGCGCGTTAGAAAAAGACGccgcggacccgggttcgatcctcgttagagtaacttattgttttcatttttattgttaagacaggtaatactgttagggttgttgaacatttaaagttctaaagcagctgttttctcaaaaaaagacgtgatagtgtcattagaaactgatttggaaatgaccttattttaatatagtcagtcgtgaactgaggtgggctggtctgaggcttgaaactccagggctgaaaaggaatcccactccggccctgctccctgcgttcgcttgggtttcctccgggtgctccggcttcccctacagtccaaagacatgcggtacaggtgaattgggtaggctaaattgtatataaataaaatataaatcatagCAATTGAATAGCATTGTTAGATTTAAGTAATTATTATATCTCTTATTATAAAGTAATAACTTTAATATAAAAGAATTGTCACAAATGGAGAGGAAGACAAACTGGTGGTTTCAGAAAGGAAAATAAATCTAATGTAAACTTGTTGTTTctgttgcaaaaaataaatgatacattttaaaaatatataaactacaaaattataaatatataaagtacaaaaaagtacaaattatCATTgctatgatttttaataataattaatttactatTGCTGTTATTGTCATTGTGCCTGTATAATTAGTATtgtgttaaatattattaaatattacaagggagtcacggtggcacagtgggtagcacaattgcctcatagcaagaaggtcgctggtttgatccttggctggttcagttggcatttctgtttgaagtgtgcatgttctccccgtgttcactcgggtttcctctgggtgctccggttttccccacaagtccaaagacatatgaaataaatgaattgggtaagctaaattgtccgtagtgtatgagtgtgaatgaaagtgtatggatgtttcccagagatgggttgcagctggaaaggcatccactgcataaaacatatgctggataagttggaggttcattccgctgtggcgaccccagattaataaaatgactaagccgaaataaaatttatgaataaatcttaccattttataataataataatactaatatttaacaattatataggtttgtttacttttttctatatttaatttttatatacaatattataacaATATACATTTAATCTACTCTAATTTACTTAAATTGAAAAATTTACAGTATAACTGCTATAAAGTTTCATTAAGATCTATAAATGTGGTCTTTTTTCAACACACACAGTATGTGTTATATATGAGCAGATGTTTtcccagggctcgaaattgcgaccattttggttgcatatgcgcctgaaattttatctatgcaatctcaaaatatatttgggagcatctgcgcaagtgcataaaattgttgtgtgcaaccagttttactgcaaaatgttcaccacatgcgtggATTCGGAAGACATTCACGCAAAATGCATCTCTGCTCTTAAAACGAGAAACGCAGGGAATgcgtttaaaacagttgtcatcttaacttgctgcagtaaacaaagccaagtccgtaatacTTGCCCCAGCTTCACTCTCTTTTTATTGGCCCACTACTGCTTTGGAACTGAatgcgaatggattggttaatatcaactgtcaatcactcagtcaatgccttctggcttgggatgacagggagagctacAACCACGAACAATTGTAAAGCGCTGaggatgagaatgaagataacactgacagattttgttttagaaaccatggcatctaaagttacaaataatgacacatcttacaaGTGATCATGTGCTAAATTTTAacccaccatctacacttttcaaagagtggataaaagacttccattggcttcaagtccgctatgaaaagtctgtgggatgaaatcttcaggtaactgtttgccacatctagcacgaaagcttttgtttttgttccctcatataatcgccagatgctgtccgccatgtATGTGGCAGCTATATGTGTAATTTAACACCACATACACCATCTCAAACGGGCTTGCAtggagtaaactaatatcgctactcataagagaccggtattgctattaacatgacttAATATAggcacagtatatgtcaaaagcatcagtgcaatgtCAGACAACAGCCGTGAGAACGGCACAGTTTTTGTTAACAGATTCATTTatgtcaagcagtgtgtgcagggccggtgagcgctccgtgtacctTTTgatcactcagttatgttataaaaatctattttcttgtgataacaggaTTTTGTTGAGACAGATTTTCCTCActcttgcatatatatatatatatatatatatatatatatatatatatatatatatatatatatatatatatatatatatatatatatatatatatatatatatattgcttgtaAGTTTGATTAGTgctgatttcaaatgcaataaatatgtttgtataaaacgtgTAGAAAAGGTGCTTTTGACTGATGCgccttaattttttaaagtaagGAGCAATTGTGCAACCAATCAAAagggttaatttcgagccctgtttccCACTTTATTTCCAGGCATTCCCATTAGAACGACGCTGGACAACTCAACGTCAGTTCAGTATGCAGGTCTGCTGCATCAGCTCACCATGAAGGCCAGGAGTGCAGTTCGAGACATCGACCCGCAGAACGAGCTCACATTCCTGCGCATCAGATCCAAGAAACACGAGATCATGGTGGCTCCAGGTGAGTGAGAGCAGTTTCTATCACAGCCTGAGGCCCTGTTCGCACCTGGTCTTAGGATGCATTTTTGCCGATCACAAGTGGACAAAAGAGACACACTACCATTCACACCTagtgtttaaatgtgtttgttttcaagTCAAGTCTAGTTGagttttattgtcattctgctatttgtgtggacatacagtggtTCGAAATGTTGTGTGTGGAGTTTAAGAAAATGTGTACAGTGCATAAGGAGAGAGAGGgtttctgcaggtggtttgtcaagtccactcacctgtgtgaggcatactcagaaatgcacaatgtcATTTATAAAGATATAGTGTGGTTTTaggtagggatgcaccgatcccgaTACTTGGATTGGATATCGGTTTGATACGAtgtatttttgctggatcgggtatcggCCAGCTCGCACCGATCCAAATCTGATCTTGCGCCtgcgctatattctgtgtaacttataagccaacaaaagccatgaaggtagcctattacAAGGCACTGGAAAGTTTTCATGTACgcctactatatcccaaatgttctgaaggCGTTATATTGTTTAATGTGAAGTAAAGATTAATATTtacatggttaaattcatgttcactTCAGCACTTCCCGCCGCTGCGCCTGTCAataattcttcattcattcactattCAAACTGCATGTCGCGTTCATGACAACTCGAAAAactctccaagactatttgttcctgttagttttaataatcagtggagaaatgcatttagttctgCATTAAATGGGTTCACTTTGACCCGTAACATGgagtttgttgctgtttttacgTCATGTTGTGCTGTGTCTGTTAGACCAGCAGATCACATCGCAACACTGGAGTGgagagggttattacctgctcttcacacacaaagtaggcctacctaaAAGTTTTAATGAGAAAAGACTTAATAATGCATTGGACAGATTCTCATCGCACTGATTTCTTctctttgtgctgctgttttgaaAGTGTCTGCAGATACCGGAGGGCTGCATGCTGTGTCTTGTAATGCATCAAATGCTTCATCAAGCGCACCGGCTGCGCGGAAACGACGTGCGCCGCTCCGTAAAATTATTCTTATAAA
The DNA window shown above is from Danio rerio strain Tuebingen ecotype United States chromosome 25, GRCz12tu, whole genome shotgun sequence and carries:
- the dynlrb2 gene encoding dynein light chain roadblock-type 2 isoform X1; its protein translation is MKEYCAATRTHGGRSTPDLSDMAEVEDTLKRIQAQHGVIGTIVVNGEVSRELRWAGLRLETPGLKRNPTPALLPAFAWVSSGCSGFPYSPKTCGTGIPIRTTLDNSTSVQYAGLLHQLTMKARSAVRDIDPQNELTFLRIRSKKHEIMVAPDKEYLLIAIQNPSE
- the dynlrb2 gene encoding dynein light chain roadblock-type 2 isoform X3, whose translation is MKEYCAATRTHGGRSTPDLSDMAEVEDTLKRIQAQHGVIGTIVVNGEGIPIRTTLDNSTSVQYAGLLHQLTMKARSAVRDIDPQNELTFLRIRSKKHEIMVAPDKEYLLIAIQNPSE
- the dynlrb2 gene encoding dynein light chain roadblock-type 2 isoform X2, yielding MAEVEDTLKRIQAQHGVIGTIVVNGEVSRELRWAGLRLETPGLKRNPTPALLPAFAWVSSGCSGFPYSPKTCGTGELGIPIRTTLDNSTSVQYAGLLHQLTMKARSAVRDIDPQNELTFLRIRSKKHEIMVAPDKEYLLIAIQNPSE
- the dynlrb2 gene encoding dynein light chain roadblock-type 2 isoform X4 gives rise to the protein MAEVEDTLKRIQAQHGVIGTIVVNGEGIPIRTTLDNSTSVQYAGLLHQLTMKARSAVRDIDPQNELTFLRIRSKKHEIMVAPDKEYLLIAIQNPSE